A window of the Cutaneotrichosporon cavernicola HIS019 DNA, chromosome: 6 genome harbors these coding sequences:
- a CDS encoding uncharacterized protein (Tti2 family), with the protein MAIIDEVTGSHTRRQPPVTIEELPDSPCEAQPQPSTESATAPPPDSSFAAQLKAIASRLVPPDDPSGPAFQRTAAAALRELATAVTSPEWDKLSREDQSAAFLPAILLNFPSPLSPPSSPSSQPLVIPTPPDASSLALHLLQHPLRTTFSHPHLSAGTRARSRPHGGPNAMDDLHDDSAWKTPGVDNALAWCASQLSASEVERHLSLLLPPTLTMMDDWQPMWRDRGARVLASWIDKVDPEELRRRGLDTLLLKSLTHTLSLHNDPPLYHVFPVTLSIAEHLEGERKALAYADIVDRALVVGWTYASSSAVTVLVDIAQNAEALIGVLGAGVARWLKSIVPSLLAPLQHEPTPNRLGLYAANLSTLLALLKTLRGAGRVDRWRGRILDVVARVWVQVGKYGYSGKEKATADDVLGLTRDVYAEVAAQCPSVKTHEFAQLRALDSCFVPLVA; encoded by the exons ATGGccatcatcgacgaggtcacCGGCTCTCACACGAGGCGCCAGCCGCCCGTGACGATCGAAGAGCTCCCAGATTCTCCGTGTGAGGCTCAGCCGCAGCCATCGACGGAGTCGGCGACTGCACCACCCCCCGACAGCTCCTTCGCGGCGCAGCTCAAGGCTATCGCCTCCCGTCTTGTGCCACCAGATGACC cctcTGGTCCGGCATTCCAGCGcaccgccgctgcggcACTACGAGAACTTGCTACCGCCGTAACCTCGCCAGAATGGGACAAGCTCAGTCGTGAAGACCAGTCGGCAGCCTTCCTCCCCGCAATCCTGCTCAActtcccctctcccctctcgcccccctcctctccctcctctcaaCCCCTCGTTATCCCCACCCCGCCTGACGCCTCGTCCCTAgctctccacctcctccaacACCCCCTCCGCACCACCTTCTCCCACCCCCATCTCTCGGCCggaacgcgcgcgcgctcccgTCCACACGGCGGCCCAAATGCCATGGACGACCTGCACGACGACAGCGCATGGAAGACGCCCGGAGTAGACAACGCGCTGGCGTGGTGCGCATCGCAGCTCTCGGCCTCCGAGGTAGAGCGGCATCTGAGCCTGCTCCTTCCACCGACGCTGACGATGATGGACGACTGGCAGCCCATGTGGCGGGACAGGGGTGcacgcgtcctcgcctcctggatcgacaaggtcgaTCCGGAAgagctgcggcggcgaggactCGACACGCTCCTGCTCAAGAGCCTCACACACACACTGAGCCTGCATAACGACCCGCCGCTATACCACGTCTTCCCCGTCACCCTTTCTATTGCGGAACATttggagggagagaggaaggCGCTGGCATACGCTGACATCGTGGACCGCGCGCTAGTGGTTGGGTGGACGTATGCGAGCTCCTCTGCCGTCACCGTGCTGGTTGACATTGCGCAGAATGCGGAAGCGCTCATCGGCGTCCTTGGGGCTGGTGTCGCACGGTGGCTCAAG tctATTGtaccctccctcctcgcgccgctgcaGCACGAACCCACGCCAAATAGGCTCGGGTTGTACGCTGCCAATCTGTCGactctcctcgccctcctcaagACTCTCCGGGGAGCTGGAAGGGTCGACAGGTGGCGTGGGCGGATCCTTGACGTTGTGGCGCGCGTGTGGGTCCAAGTAGGCAAGTACGGGTATTCAGGCAAGGAAAAGG CCACAGCCGatgacgtcctcggcctcacgCGCGACGTATACGCCGAAGTCGCGGCGCAGTGTCCCTCTGTCAAGACACACGAGTTCGCACAACTCCGCGCACTTGACTCGTGCTTCGTGCCACTCGTCGCGTAA
- a CDS encoding uncharacterized protein (MaoC like domain), producing the protein MSNPGVGFQYPPVPVTWLKRDALLFANSIGATADELHLLYELHPNFQVFPTYPIILPFKRDTPEVIDFYASQRAVAIPDVPKFDSRRVVDGQRHIKVFKQLPTSSEGRKFEIRQTVTGVWDKGKPGSVVDTRSDIVDVETGDVYASIDSSSFFVGQGGWGGPKGPSNAAFPPPKGKAPDTTFSDQTDANTALLYRLNGDYNPLHADPEPGKKMGFGDKTIIHGLYSWNATAHGLLKAFGGSDATNLKEYQCRFASPVIPGAKVVTSAWKTGKFDKDGFEEIIFESKVEGGKVCLSNGRALIRPASKAKL; encoded by the exons ATGTCCAACCCCGGTGTCGGCTTCCAGTACCCCCCGGTCCCCGTGACCTGGCTCAAGCGCGATGCGCTCCTCTTCGCCAACTCGATCGGCGCGACCGCGGACGAGCTGCACCTCCTCTAT GAGCTCCACCCCAACTTCCAGGTCTTCCCCACCTACCCCATCATCCTTCCCTTCAAGAGGGACACGCCTGAAGTGATCGACTTCTACGCGAGCCAGCGCGCAGTCGCCATCCCCGATGTGCCAAAGTTCGactcgcgccgcgtcgtcgacggccaGCGCCACATCAAGGTCTTCAAGCAGCTCCCTACTTCCTCGGAGGGGCGCAAGTTTGAGATTCGCCAGACCGTTACCGGCGTGTgggacaagggcaagcccGGCTCGGTCGTCGACACGCGCAgcgacattgtcgacgTTGAGACCGGCGACGTGTACGCTTCCATCGAcagctcgtccttcttcgTCGGTCAGGGAGGGTGGGGCGGTCCCAAGGGCCCGTCAAACGCTGCCTTCCCCCCgcccaagggcaaggctCCTGACACGACCTTCTCGGACCAGACGGACGCCAACACCGCCCTCCTGTACCGCCTGAACGGTGACTACAACCCGCTCCacgccgaccccgagcCCGGAAAGAAGATGGGCTTTGGCGACAAGACCATTATCCACGGCCTGTACAGCTGGAACGCCACTGCCCACGGCCTCCTCAAGGCGTTCGGTGGGAGCGACGCCACCAACTTGAAGGAGTACCAGTGCCGCTTTGCTTCGCCTGTCATTCCCGGCGCGAAGGTGGTTACGTCGGCCTGGAAGACCGGCAAGTTCGACAAGGACGGGTTTGAGGAGATCATTTTCGAGtccaaggtcgagggcggcaaggtctGCCTCTCGAATGGCCGTGCACTCATCCGCCCTGcgtccaaggccaagctctaG
- the POM152 gene encoding uncharacterized protein (nucleoporin pom152), translating to MSTSTPVKQGTPITPVKREPPLLPAQLEPVIPTAWLAPDEQRRLVLWTFGLIEVMKVWDSVAPHFTELPTTLSTVTRVRGPWSAAIWTAIEVTAVLSISLLRIPNLSPERRSLIIMVPLFTLWNIVCWFLADPAAFIPKASMFGPIHLGEEGFFWGWLSLGGHWLSRLVFGPPENISGMYKIRLLPFSTATLNPLSLTYCLPPGSREPTYIPVVFNNSAPYQVSFILHSLETQGLEVESVFADKMVVAPGWHSIRLEGEEDEDADAHNLQKMVRRNKILELERYHSVRPSEALSVIPPDLSASETLLFLVVRKPGVITLNRVVDRRGDQFNLAPHREAVVIECPSGGDFVLDESKGGKLVPYKPKAKPVVRCIGQEEVIMFSARGVAPLKALWKQWINGVLVNQGAIEGIESTKAISDGEIGHFRPDKATKSHVVPLRVEHNRAGKHRVSLTGVVDALGNTYTPGSNASTIEFDVLNRRSVSFDCPRPIQLLVGGTARLPIKADGPVEHPMEISYRVIAPNGDQEVKSITVDSGDSGIVVDKPGSFALLDVSGTCPGTILEPAKCSVQLVQQPTVDINVVTIHECAVDVGVSVTFEFTGTPPFTVHWTEKRKGEKPTERRNLFNSPVGQLDLRPDKEGKYTYTFDSLSDKRYDKIALNRAPITQVVHPPASVEILSSRRLKYWACSPDEVNIDLAIKGNDPLQLTYRASWEGNTHNITTSVKSGNQRLTVPVPQKLNSNSGNVGTMTVTLVSIEDAKGCIKRLPSHQIDVDIDRQLPTVQFSRPQQVTVKEGEKVDVPLRLSGNGPWKVTYTLDDKEQKPVSVRSSNSPLTFMNKGTYKLVKVEDAHCAGIADPAFFSIAHKPHPAASLTGSGLATRDGTVFKHKGFCADESDAVAVAFSGASPFVLSYKYKFDGLPAKERTLNSAQDMGVLHLDTAPGHHLYEFGTVSDSNYQKTPVHFSLEHDVHSRPSATFAKQNSKSLCRDAALLTDARIKLTGKAPFVLHLGVKGPAGADVHSYMVQVPGSEWKVELPKVILADVGRYEVSLLEMSDASGCGYAFEDAAVLSTSVDVVDTAHVVPISHDVDVCVGDTLDFLLQGTAPWIVEYAWDLQTYAVTSSAPRFSRSADEPGTFSITSIALKDRAGNPQCERSVEGLVRKVHPLPEAHIENGINHLHEGDRPALFYVRLTGTPPFTFSYTRSEVHSGRPRVVETQTITDIWTDTYFISSSAPGDYTVTSVSDKYCRFPRLSRRDDV from the exons ATGAGTACATCTACACCTGTCAAACAGGGTACTCCGATCACTCCGGTCAAGCGGGAACCGCCGCTACTCCCGGCTCAGCTCGAGCCCGTGATCCCGACAGCATGGCTCGCGCCCGACgagcagcgccgcctcgtgcTGTGGACGTTTGGGTTGATCGAG GTGATGAAGGTGTGGGACTCAGTCGCGCCGCACTTCACTGAGCTCCCCACCACTCTGAGTACAGTGACGCGCGTTCGCGGCCCGTGGAGCGCCGCGATATGGACTGCTATCGAGGTGACTGCCGTGCTTTCCATCTCGCTGCTTAGGATACCGAACCTCTCCCCAGAACGGAGGAGTTTGATCATCATGGTGCCATTATTCACGCTGTGGAACATCGTGTGCTGGTTCCTCGCAGAC cccGCTGCCTTCATCCCCAAGGCCTCCATGTTCG gcccGATTCACCTCGGCGAAGAAGGATTCTTCTGGGGATGGCTCTCCTTGGGCGGTCACTGGCTCTCGCGCCTGGTCTTCGGCCCGCCCGAAAACATCAGCGGCATGTACAAGAttcgcctcctcccctttTCGACCGCGACCCTCAACCCCCTCTCGCTCACGTACTGCCTGCCACCCGGGTCGCGCGAGCCAACCTACATCCCCGTCGTGTTCAACAATTCCGCTCCGTACCAGGTGTCGTTCATCCTGCACTCTCTCGAGACGCAAgggctcgaggtcgagagcGTGTTTGCCGACAAGATGGTCGTCGCACCCGGATGGCACAGCatccgcctcgagggcgaggaggatgaggacgccgacgctcACAACCTCCAGAAGATGGTCAGGCGAAACAAGatccttgagcttgagcgctACCACTCCGTGCGGCCCAGCGAGGCTCTCAGCGTCATCCCGCCCGACCTCAGCGCGTCCGAGacgctcctcttcctcgttGTCCGTAAACCGGGCGTCATCACGCTCAACCGAGTCGTGGACCGGCGGGGCGACCAGTTCAACCTCGCGCCTCACAgggaggcggtggtgaTCGAGTGTCCGTCTGGCGGCGACTttgtgctcgacgagagcAAGGGCGGCAAGCTAGTGCCGTACAAacccaaggccaagcccGTCGTCCGCTGCATAGGCCAAGAGGAGGTCATCATGTTCAGCGCGCGTGGTGTTGCACCTCTCAAGGCGCTGTGGAAGCAATGGATCAACGGGGTGCTCGTCAACCAGGGGGCCATCGAGGGCATCGAGAGCACCAAGGCCATCTCGGATGGTGAGATAGGTCACTTCCGCCCAGACAAGGCGACCAAGTCGCACGTTGTACCTCTTCGCGTCGAGCACAATAGAGCTGGCAAGCACCGCGTGTCCCTCAcgggcgtcgtcgacgctctGGGCAACACGTACACGCCGGGCAGCAACGCGTCAACCATCGAGTTTGATGTGCTGAACCGCCGCTCTGTGTCGTTTGACTGCCCCCGCCCCATCCAATTACTTGTTGGCGGCACGGCCCGCCTGCCCATCAAGGCCGATGGGCCTGTCGAGCACCCGATGGAGATCAGCTACCGCGTCATCGCGCCCAACGGAGACCAGGAGGTTAAGAGTATCACGGTCGACTCGGGCGACAGTGGCATTGTCGTCGACAAGCCCGGCTCGTTTGCCCTCCTAGACGTGAGTGGCACGTGCCCCGGCACGATACTGGAGCCTGCCAAGTGCTCCGTCCAGCTTGTTCAGCAGCCGACCGTCGACATCAACGTCGTCACCATTCACGAGTG TgctgtcgacgtcggcgttAGCGTCACCTTCGAGTTCACGGGCACGCCTCCTTTCACCGTCCACTGGAccgagaagcgcaagggcgagaagcCTACGGAGAGGCGCAACCTCTTCAACAGCCCTGTGGGACAGCTCGACCTCCGACccgacaaggagggcaagtACACCTACACGTTTGATTCGCTCTCGGACAAGCGTTACGACAAGATTGCGCTCAACCGCGCGCCGATCACGCAGGTCGTACACCCACCTGCGAGCGTCGAGATCCTTAGCAGCCGCCGGCTCAAGTACTGGGCCTGCTCgcccgacgaggtcaacaTCGATCTGGCCATCAAG GGCAACGATCCGCTGCAGCTCACGTACCGCGCGTCGTGGGAAGGCAACACGCACAACATTACTACTTCCGTCAAGTCGGGTAACCAGCGCCTGACGGTGCCCGTACCCCAGAAGCTCAACTCGAACTCGGGCAACGTCGGTACGATGACTGTCACACTCGTGTCGATTGAGGACGCCAAGGGGTGCATTAAGCGCCTGCCCTCGCACCAGATCGACGTTGACATCGACCGCCAGCTGCCCACCGTGCAGTTTTCGCGTCCGCAGCAGGTCActgtcaaggagggcgagaaggtcgaCGTGCCACTGCGCCTGAGTGGAAATGGTCCGTGGAAGGTCACATACACCCTCGATGACAAGGAGCAGAAGCCCGTGTCTGTGCGCTCGTCCAACAGCCCACTCACGTTCATGAACAAGGGAACGTACAAGCttgtcaaggtcgaggacgcacACTGCGCAGGTATTGCAGAccccgccttcttctcgatcGCGCACAAGCCGCACCCGGCGGCGTCGTTGACAGGCTCTGGGCTTGCGACGCGCGACGGTACCGTGTTCAAGCACAAGGGCTTCTGTGCAGACGAGAGTgacgcggtcgcggtcgcgttctccggcgcgtcgccgttcGTGCTCAGCTACAAGTACAAGTTTGACGGTTTGCCAGCCAAAGAACGCACACTCAACAGCGCGCAAGACATGGGTGTGCTGCACCTCGACACTGCGCCTGGGCATCACTTGTACGAGTTTGGCACCGTTAGCGACTCAAACTACCAGAAGACACCGGTGCACTTCTCACTTGAGCACGACGTGCACTCAcggccctcggcgacatTCGCCAAGCAGAACTCCAAGTCTTTATGCCGCGATGCAGCGCTGCTCACCGATGCGCGCATCAAGCTCACCGGCAAGGCGCCGTTCGTTTTACATCTCGGTGTCAAGGGTCCGGCTGGCGCCGACGTCCATTCCTACATGGTCCAGGTCCCGGGTTCGGAGTGGAAGGTCGAACTGCCCAAGGTGATTCTGGCCGACGTGGGGCGGTACGAAGTCTCGCTCCTGGAGATGAGCGACGCGAGCGGGTGCGGTTACGcgttcgaggacgccgcggTCCTCTCTACTTCCGTGGATGTGGTAGATACGGCGCACGTTGTGCCCATCTCGCACGACGTTGACGTGTGCGTTGGCGACACGCTCGACTTCCTCTTGCAGGGCACAGCGCCGTGGATTGTCGAGTATGCGTGGGACTTGCAGACGTATGCGGTCAcatcgagcgcgccgcgaTTCAGCCGCTccgccgacgagcccgGTACTTTCTCCATCACGAGCAttgcgctcaaggaccgcGCCGGCAACCCACAGTGCGAGCGTTCCGTCGAGGGACTCGTACGTAAGGTGCACCCGCTGCCAGAGGCACATATCGAGAACGGCATCAACCACCTTCATGAGGGCGACCGGCCCGCCTTGTTCTACGTCAGGCTCACGGGCACACCGCCCTTCACATTCTCCTACACCAGGTCGGAGGTGCACTCTGGTCGGCCGCGGGTCGTCGAGACCCAGACCATCACAGACATCTGGACGGATACGTACTTCATtagctcgagcgcgccagGCGACTACACCGTCACGAGCGTGTCGGACAAGTACTGCCGCTTCCCACGGCTGAGtcggcgcgacgacgtctAG